The Pirellulales bacterium genome includes a window with the following:
- a CDS encoding thioredoxin-like domain-containing protein has product MSVHDERSDRLPRPDSGHAGRVSASSAIGGILAVCMLAWCLTATVSAAAPATTALSVIGSPAAVMLSAALIGAAAPEEAADKAAGENPFPRRIAAPELSGGVDWINTDGPLEIKGLRGKFVLLDFWTYCCINCMHILPELKKLEADFPNELVVIGVHSAKFENEEDSKNITEAVLRYEIKHPVVNDARHKIWDRFSVRSWPTAYLIDPEGKVIYGRNGEFKAAEFAELLNKGIPYYRKKGTLDEKPLRFALASERAVDTPLRFPGKVLADETGGRLFIADSNHNRIVIAGLDGTLVGVIGTGAIGADDGDYQSATFNHPQGMALSGDTLYVADTENHMLRKIDLAGKRVSTIAGDGRQAAGWPGIDMDDFAAGAGKMPERFVGKPRETQLNSPWDLQIHGQDLFIAMAGPHQIWKMPLDESEIGPYAGNSREDIVDGPLLPSQPYEAGYASFAQPSGLAADDDTLYVADSEGSSIRAVPFDPSKPVRTVVGTADLPAGRLFVFGDHDGVGRAVRLQHPLGVALVDDLLYVADTYNNKIKAIDPLKKTVHTIAGTGKPGHADVPAAFDEPAGLSGAAGKLYVADTNNHLIRVIDLAGGNRVSTFQVRDLTPPKLAAAPGQNPRNDQSHGQEIRIDKTSLQPQDGLVWLAMKLALPAGYKINPQGPMRYKVTAVNESGPLDRAYLGRSNKVDPPATEFQIELPVAKEAGDETIAVEADYYYCQEGEGGVCKAGRVTWTVPLLIGGPLLIGGPLSIGGSASRATLPLRLEVE; this is encoded by the coding sequence ATGAGCGTGCATGATGAACGGAGTGATCGGCTGCCCAGGCCAGATTCAGGGCATGCCGGCCGGGTGAGCGCGTCGTCAGCGATCGGCGGAATCTTGGCGGTGTGCATGCTCGCCTGGTGCCTGACGGCCACCGTCTCGGCAGCTGCGCCAGCGACGACCGCCCTGTCGGTCATTGGCTCTCCTGCCGCCGTCATGCTTTCCGCGGCCCTGATCGGTGCCGCGGCACCCGAAGAAGCGGCGGACAAGGCGGCCGGCGAGAATCCCTTTCCGCGCCGGATCGCAGCCCCCGAGCTGTCCGGCGGTGTCGACTGGATCAATACCGATGGCCCGCTCGAAATTAAGGGCCTGCGTGGCAAGTTCGTGTTGCTCGACTTCTGGACTTATTGCTGCATCAACTGCATGCACATCTTGCCCGAGCTGAAGAAGCTAGAAGCCGACTTTCCTAATGAACTGGTCGTGATCGGGGTTCATTCAGCCAAGTTCGAAAACGAAGAGGATTCGAAGAACATTACCGAAGCCGTGCTCCGCTACGAGATCAAGCATCCGGTGGTGAATGACGCGCGGCATAAGATCTGGGACCGCTTTAGCGTTCGCAGTTGGCCAACGGCCTATTTGATCGATCCCGAAGGAAAGGTTATTTACGGCCGCAACGGTGAGTTCAAAGCAGCCGAATTCGCGGAACTCCTCAACAAGGGCATTCCCTACTATCGCAAAAAAGGGACGCTCGACGAGAAGCCCTTGCGCTTCGCGCTGGCATCCGAGCGTGCGGTTGACACACCGCTGCGCTTTCCGGGCAAAGTGTTGGCCGACGAAACGGGTGGTCGCCTGTTCATCGCCGACAGCAACCATAATCGGATCGTCATTGCCGGGCTGGACGGAACGCTCGTCGGCGTCATCGGCACCGGTGCGATCGGCGCGGACGACGGCGACTACCAGAGCGCGACGTTCAACCATCCTCAAGGCATGGCACTGAGCGGCGACACGCTATACGTGGCCGACACCGAGAATCACATGCTCCGCAAGATCGATCTGGCCGGCAAGCGCGTCAGCACGATCGCCGGAGACGGTCGGCAGGCGGCCGGCTGGCCGGGAATCGATATGGATGATTTCGCGGCGGGTGCCGGGAAGATGCCCGAGCGTTTCGTTGGCAAGCCACGCGAGACACAGTTGAACAGTCCTTGGGATTTGCAGATTCACGGCCAAGATCTGTTCATCGCCATGGCCGGTCCCCACCAGATCTGGAAAATGCCGCTCGACGAGTCCGAGATCGGTCCCTATGCGGGCAACAGTCGCGAGGATATTGTCGACGGTCCCTTGCTCCCCTCACAACCGTACGAAGCGGGTTACGCGTCCTTCGCGCAGCCCAGCGGTCTGGCGGCCGACGACGACACGCTGTACGTGGCCGATAGCGAGGGAAGCTCGATTCGCGCCGTGCCGTTCGATCCCAGCAAGCCGGTACGCACCGTCGTTGGGACGGCCGATCTTCCGGCGGGACGGCTGTTTGTCTTCGGCGACCACGATGGCGTGGGCCGCGCCGTGCGCTTGCAGCATCCGCTGGGAGTAGCGCTGGTCGATGACCTGCTCTACGTGGCGGACACCTACAACAACAAGATCAAGGCTATCGATCCCCTGAAGAAAACCGTGCATACGATCGCCGGCACAGGCAAGCCGGGGCACGCCGATGTGCCGGCGGCGTTCGACGAGCCGGCCGGGTTGTCGGGCGCGGCTGGCAAACTCTACGTCGCCGATACCAACAACCATCTCATCCGTGTCATCGACTTGGCCGGCGGGAACCGCGTATCGACGTTCCAGGTCCGCGATCTGACGCCGCCCAAGCTGGCGGCCGCGCCAGGGCAGAATCCGCGCAACGACCAAAGCCACGGCCAGGAAATTCGCATCGATAAAACATCTCTTCAGCCGCAAGACGGACTGGTGTGGCTGGCTATGAAACTGGCGCTGCCGGCCGGTTACAAGATCAACCCGCAAGGGCCAATGCGATATAAGGTCACGGCCGTGAATGAATCCGGGCCGCTCGATCGTGCGTACCTGGGACGTAGCAACAAGGTCGATCCGCCGGCAACCGAGTTCCAAATCGAGCTTCCTGTGGCAAAGGAAGCCGGAGATGAAACAATTGCCGTGGAGGCTGACTATTACTACTGTCAGGAGGGAGAGGGGGGCGTTTGCAAGGCTGGCCGCGTGACTTGGACAGTGCCGCTTTTGATAGGCGGGCCGCTTTTGATAGGCGGGCCACTTTCGATAGGCGGATCGGCAAGCCGTGCCACGTTGCCGTTGCGGCTGGAAGTCGAATAA
- a CDS encoding DUF1559 domain-containing protein produces MRLSRRTGFTLVELLVVIAIIGILIGLLLPAVQAAREAARKSQCQNNLKQFGLAHQNYLSAMGVFVPGGLVDPVKGTAYASATAMLLPYFEQAGAASMYNYSQAWTTQPQVVANLVIPSCVCPSDDKDNPIYFPWLDCGTTTVSALFPVPSPTGSITGSLGTGMTTFNGLFGSLDYALSAGINDAFCDQPTTAPNWERGMFAYDMLNTAQGVSDGLSNTFMMGEAAASVKWGLRTNTNSLTAYSNPLKPYQYVPIWAWISGEPNYSPFVTLSGSPPMYAGGPLGTTIFPLNMNPVTHTMAAQTLQMSLSTSACGSSVSQNPGLHFMSGFRSSHPGGGNFLMADGSVRFVPATVDSVGTGTANGPVGYLPSGVSGAQQILLTSGSYPNFTFNVTWPSSNGALPTVGVYQALSTRAGGEPVSPP; encoded by the coding sequence ATGCGCTTATCGCGGAGAACGGGATTCACACTGGTTGAGTTGCTGGTTGTCATCGCCATTATTGGAATCTTGATTGGCTTGTTGCTGCCCGCCGTGCAAGCCGCACGCGAGGCTGCACGCAAATCGCAGTGTCAGAACAATCTCAAGCAATTCGGTCTGGCTCATCAAAATTATTTGAGCGCGATGGGCGTGTTCGTTCCTGGTGGCCTTGTCGACCCCGTCAAAGGTACCGCTTACGCTAGTGCAACAGCAATGCTGCTCCCCTACTTTGAGCAGGCCGGAGCGGCATCGATGTATAATTATTCCCAAGCATGGACGACTCAGCCGCAGGTAGTTGCCAACTTGGTTATTCCTAGTTGTGTCTGCCCGTCGGACGACAAGGACAATCCCATCTATTTCCCCTGGCTGGATTGCGGAACTACTACCGTCTCTGCCCTTTTTCCCGTTCCTTCGCCCACGGGTTCCATAACCGGCTCACTTGGCACCGGCATGACGACGTTCAATGGTCTCTTCGGCTCCTTGGATTATGCACTTTCCGCAGGCATCAATGACGCGTTCTGCGACCAACCAACCACCGCGCCGAATTGGGAACGGGGTATGTTCGCATACGACATGCTCAATACCGCACAGGGCGTAAGTGATGGGCTCAGCAATACATTTATGATGGGGGAAGCCGCGGCGTCGGTGAAGTGGGGATTGCGTACCAATACGAACAGCTTAACCGCCTATTCGAATCCTTTGAAACCTTATCAGTATGTTCCGATCTGGGCCTGGATATCCGGTGAGCCGAACTACTCGCCGTTCGTTACCCTCTCCGGAAGCCCGCCAATGTACGCTGGCGGGCCACTCGGTACGACCATTTTCCCACTGAACATGAATCCGGTGACGCATACGATGGCCGCACAAACTTTACAAATGAGTCTCAGTACAAGTGCATGCGGTAGTAGCGTTAGCCAGAACCCTGGGCTGCACTTCATGTCTGGCTTTCGTTCCTCCCATCCGGGGGGCGGCAACTTCTTGATGGCCGACGGCAGCGTACGATTCGTTCCCGCCACGGTCGATTCAGTTGGAACCGGCACAGCCAATGGGCCCGTCGGGTACCTCCCCTCGGGTGTCAGTGGTGCACAGCAAATTCTGCTCACATCGGGCTCATATCCGAACTTTACCTTTAATGTCACCTGGCCCAGTTCGAACGGTGCGCTCCCCACCGTGGGCGTCTATCAAGCACTTTCCACGCGGGCCGGTGGCGAGCCTGTTTCGCCTCCGTGA
- a CDS encoding amidohydrolase family protein, whose protein sequence is MSTDVLFVNGDLVLSDRVQSATHLLIGGARIVAIGPDGDHPSAHHAQSPSVGGAHVIDARDHYIVPGYVDLHVHGGAGADFMDGTAEAFYTIRAAHARHGTTSLLPTSTAARPEQILAMLTECSRQRLADDGRGARVLGAHLYGPYFRAEARGCHPGDGVRPPVVQEYEKYLELAAAIATASVAPELPGAEAFARACVARGIRMNAGHSHATFEQAEQAIGWGVRHVDHLFCAMSDRARLRQSQPFPMRGGLLEATLYFDELTTEVIADGRHLAPELLRLAYKVKGPDRLALVTDANRALDMPDGPYMFGPRDGGEPILRRDDVGLMPDGQALASGVQGMDHLVRTFIKATGCPLWEVVRMASLTSARIAGWDHELGSIAVGKRADLLLLDRALNVRQVFLGGQRFAALP, encoded by the coding sequence ATGTCAACGGATGTGCTGTTCGTCAACGGGGATCTGGTCCTCTCGGATCGCGTTCAGTCTGCGACCCACCTGCTGATCGGCGGGGCGCGGATCGTGGCCATTGGCCCGGACGGTGACCATCCATCCGCGCATCACGCGCAATCGCCCAGCGTGGGCGGTGCGCACGTGATCGATGCGCGCGATCATTACATCGTCCCTGGCTATGTCGACCTGCACGTCCACGGTGGCGCGGGCGCGGATTTCATGGACGGCACCGCCGAGGCCTTTTACACCATCCGCGCGGCGCACGCGCGGCATGGCACGACGAGCTTGCTTCCCACCTCAACCGCGGCACGGCCCGAGCAGATTCTGGCGATGTTGACCGAGTGTTCTCGGCAGCGACTGGCCGACGATGGTCGCGGGGCCCGCGTGCTGGGTGCCCATCTGTACGGCCCCTACTTTCGCGCCGAAGCGCGCGGCTGCCATCCCGGCGACGGCGTTCGTCCGCCGGTGGTGCAGGAATATGAAAAATACCTGGAGCTGGCGGCGGCAATCGCCACGGCCTCGGTCGCCCCCGAGCTGCCGGGGGCCGAAGCGTTCGCCCGCGCCTGCGTCGCCCGCGGCATTCGCATGAACGCCGGGCATTCGCACGCCACGTTCGAACAGGCCGAGCAAGCCATCGGCTGGGGCGTGCGGCACGTCGACCATCTGTTCTGCGCCATGTCGGACCGGGCCAGGTTACGGCAATCGCAACCTTTTCCAATGCGCGGCGGCCTGCTCGAGGCGACGCTCTATTTCGACGAGTTGACGACCGAAGTCATCGCCGACGGGCGTCATCTGGCGCCCGAGCTGCTCCGGCTGGCCTACAAGGTCAAAGGGCCCGATCGACTGGCCCTGGTCACTGACGCCAACCGCGCGCTCGACATGCCGGACGGTCCCTACATGTTTGGTCCGCGCGACGGGGGCGAACCGATCCTGCGGCGCGACGACGTGGGGTTGATGCCCGACGGGCAGGCGCTGGCCTCGGGCGTGCAGGGGATGGATCATCTGGTGCGCACGTTCATCAAGGCCACCGGCTGCCCGCTGTGGGAGGTCGTCCGCATGGCCTCGCTCACGTCGGCCCGCATCGCGGGCTGGGACCACGAGCTTGGCAGTATCGCCGTGGGCAAGCGCGCCGATCTGCTGTTATTGGACCGCGCGCTCAACGTGCGACAAGTGTTCCTGGGCGGCCAACGGTTCGCCGCGCTACCGTAG
- a CDS encoding selenium-binding family protein codes for MHRRDFLLATAAAGIAPRLLAAETPPQSSASPPNCCGPGYASPQEAAKAPPEKLLYTIGLYVGTDIKKPDFLATVDVDPASPTYSQVIHRLAMPNVGDELHHFGWNACSSCHGDGTKARRYLILPGHRSSRIHIVDTADPRAPALSKVIAPETVKAKTNLTAPHTVHCAPDGRIIISMLGDRDGSAPGGFLQLDENFDVVGRWEQNAAGMRFNYDFWYQPRHNVMVSSEWSAPKTYFEGFQLEDVSAGKYGTHLHFWDWQQRNIVKTVDLGDQGRIPLEVRFLHNPDSTHGFVGAALSSTVWHWHKTADDWQVDKVMAVEPIEVKGWPFPVPGLITDQLVSMDDRYLYFSNWLHGDIRQYDISNPAQPRLTGQVWCGGVTGKEVTVANRKLTGGPQMLQLSLDGRRLYVTSSLFSSWDNQFYPEMAKTGSYLLQIDCDPAGGMKINDHFLVDFGREPGGPARAHEMRYPGGDCTSDIWT; via the coding sequence ATGCATCGTCGAGATTTTCTGCTCGCTACGGCCGCCGCCGGAATTGCTCCTCGGTTGCTGGCTGCGGAAACGCCTCCGCAATCCTCTGCCTCGCCGCCCAACTGCTGCGGGCCAGGCTATGCCTCGCCGCAAGAGGCCGCCAAAGCTCCGCCTGAAAAGTTGCTGTATACCATCGGGCTGTACGTGGGGACCGACATCAAGAAGCCCGACTTCCTGGCCACGGTCGACGTCGACCCCGCATCGCCGACGTACTCGCAAGTGATCCACCGCCTGGCGATGCCCAACGTGGGTGACGAGTTGCACCATTTCGGATGGAACGCTTGCAGCTCATGCCATGGCGATGGAACGAAGGCGCGGCGATATCTGATCCTGCCCGGCCATCGCTCAAGCCGGATACATATCGTCGACACGGCCGACCCACGGGCTCCCGCGCTCAGCAAGGTGATCGCGCCGGAAACGGTCAAGGCCAAGACGAATCTCACGGCGCCGCATACCGTACACTGTGCGCCCGACGGGCGGATCATTATTTCGATGCTCGGCGATCGCGACGGCAGCGCCCCCGGCGGTTTCTTGCAACTGGATGAGAATTTCGACGTCGTGGGCCGTTGGGAGCAAAACGCGGCGGGCATGCGTTTCAATTACGACTTCTGGTATCAGCCGCGCCATAACGTGATGGTCTCCAGCGAATGGTCCGCGCCGAAAACCTACTTCGAGGGCTTCCAGCTTGAGGACGTCTCGGCCGGCAAGTATGGCACGCACCTCCACTTTTGGGATTGGCAGCAGCGCAACATCGTGAAAACGGTCGACCTGGGCGATCAGGGACGCATTCCGCTGGAGGTGCGCTTTTTGCACAATCCCGACAGCACGCACGGCTTCGTCGGCGCCGCGCTCTCGAGCACCGTGTGGCACTGGCACAAGACCGCGGACGACTGGCAGGTCGACAAGGTGATGGCCGTCGAGCCGATTGAGGTCAAAGGCTGGCCGTTCCCCGTGCCCGGGCTGATCACCGATCAGTTGGTCTCGATGGACGATCGCTATCTGTACTTTTCCAACTGGCTGCACGGCGACATTCGGCAATACGACATCTCGAATCCCGCGCAGCCGCGCCTAACCGGCCAGGTGTGGTGCGGCGGCGTGACGGGCAAGGAGGTCACCGTCGCCAATCGCAAGCTGACGGGCGGTCCGCAAATGTTGCAATTGAGTCTCGATGGCCGGCGACTGTACGTCACGAGCTCGCTCTTCAGCAGTTGGGACAACCAATTTTATCCCGAGATGGCCAAGACCGGGTCGTATCTGTTGCAAATCGATTGTGATCCGGCCGGTGGTATGAAAATCAACGATCACTTCCTGGTCGACTTCGGTCGCGAACCAGGTGGCCCCGCGCGCGCCCACGAGATGCGCTACCCCGGCGGCGATTGCACGTCAGACATTTGGACGTAG
- a CDS encoding polysaccharide deacetylase family protein has product MLESTEHDGYPRPGIDRRDFLRASLIAGAGALAGTRAQAVLAAESAPRTDRAHVAITLDLEMSRNFPNWEDTHWDYEKGNLNAETKAYTVEACRRVKAVGGVVHLFAVGRVCEQENVDWLRDLVAAGHRVGNHTYDHVNVRATKPDDVQFRFQRAPWLLEGRSPEQAIVENIRLATVALAERAGIRVDGFRTPGGFQMGLADRPDVQKLISAQGFDWVSSKYPAHPNTDPGQEPSEAIYAGIVQAQAAAQPFLYESGLCEVPMSPISDIGAFRHGRWQLEWFLESIRRGLGWAIENHSVYDFLGHPSCLYVTDPQFRAVDLMCQMVAKAGDHASLVDLGTIAQRARAQAAAKAIKPS; this is encoded by the coding sequence ATGCTTGAATCGACAGAGCACGACGGGTATCCGCGGCCGGGCATCGATCGTCGCGACTTTCTGCGCGCCAGTCTAATCGCTGGTGCCGGCGCCCTGGCCGGAACGCGTGCTCAAGCGGTCCTTGCGGCCGAGTCCGCACCGCGCACCGATCGCGCGCATGTCGCTATCACGCTCGACCTGGAAATGAGCCGCAACTTTCCCAACTGGGAAGATACGCATTGGGACTATGAAAAGGGGAATCTCAATGCCGAGACAAAGGCCTACACGGTCGAGGCCTGTCGCCGAGTCAAAGCGGTCGGCGGCGTCGTGCATCTGTTTGCCGTCGGACGCGTGTGCGAGCAAGAAAACGTCGACTGGTTGCGCGATCTCGTCGCGGCCGGCCATCGTGTGGGTAATCACACCTACGATCACGTGAACGTACGGGCAACCAAGCCCGACGACGTGCAGTTTCGCTTCCAACGCGCCCCCTGGCTTCTGGAGGGGAGAAGCCCTGAGCAGGCGATCGTCGAAAACATCCGCCTGGCGACCGTGGCGCTCGCCGAGCGGGCCGGCATTCGCGTGGATGGATTTCGCACGCCCGGCGGTTTTCAAATGGGATTGGCCGATCGCCCCGATGTGCAGAAGCTGATCTCGGCGCAAGGCTTCGATTGGGTCAGCAGCAAGTATCCCGCGCATCCGAATACCGACCCCGGCCAAGAGCCCAGCGAAGCCATCTACGCCGGCATCGTGCAAGCACAGGCCGCGGCGCAACCGTTTCTGTACGAGAGCGGTTTATGCGAAGTGCCGATGAGCCCTATCAGCGATATCGGGGCCTTTCGCCACGGTCGCTGGCAGCTCGAGTGGTTTCTCGAATCGATCCGGCGGGGGTTGGGTTGGGCCATTGAAAACCACTCGGTGTATGATTTCCTGGGGCATCCTTCCTGCCTGTACGTCACCGATCCGCAGTTCCGCGCGGTCGATTTGATGTGCCAGATGGTGGCCAAGGCTGGCGACCACGCGTCGCTAGTCGACCTGGGCACGATCGCGCAGCGCGCCCGGGCGCAGGCTGCTGCCAAAGCCATTAAGCCAAGTTAG
- a CDS encoding isochorismatase family protein: MYCRRIRERDKRCTSGHRTNILATIIAGAALVTTCVNGMNAQAPAAPRSYDNRLSPVANPQPLLADYPEFVEPVRETRRFEAPTLVQDSAADLAVRAWRFSYNARGIVELPNLLRGRDTAIIVVHPWGIDDGQGWRSPQPAGAAFQCTPEKNLILNRHIAEVINPFLKSLRPRVGLVLYSLPGKEDPTRKKMYRSFRGEPSDGDRSQGAAQLAEKLASFDYRGGTLPTELKLAADLPVPDYFRQFRGLDATAAFNHEGFWDLPVPVSKHIDVAPRDVVIYDGEGYDPLRAFLKAQGIRHVLLTGYNTDMCFCKTTAGYDNLSPDFNVFLVGDATVATFPANPDPRFATNAAISFASLDHLVTQVSWIRPLPAGQAQQ; this comes from the coding sequence ATGTACTGCCGACGAATACGCGAGCGAGACAAGCGATGCACATCGGGGCACCGCACGAACATCCTCGCCACGATCATAGCTGGTGCGGCGCTTGTCACCACCTGTGTCAATGGTATGAATGCTCAGGCCCCAGCGGCGCCGCGTTCGTACGACAATCGCTTGTCGCCCGTGGCAAACCCACAGCCATTATTGGCCGACTATCCAGAATTCGTCGAACCGGTGCGCGAGACGCGGCGTTTCGAGGCACCCACGCTCGTACAGGATTCGGCCGCCGACCTGGCCGTGCGGGCTTGGCGATTTTCGTACAACGCGCGCGGCATCGTCGAGCTCCCCAATCTGCTGCGCGGCCGTGACACGGCGATCATCGTCGTGCATCCCTGGGGAATTGATGATGGTCAAGGCTGGCGATCGCCGCAGCCGGCCGGCGCGGCCTTTCAATGCACGCCTGAGAAGAATCTCATTCTCAACCGGCACATTGCCGAAGTCATCAATCCCTTTTTGAAATCGCTGAGACCGCGCGTGGGGCTGGTTCTCTATAGTCTGCCGGGCAAAGAAGACCCGACGCGGAAAAAAATGTATCGCTCCTTCCGCGGCGAGCCGTCGGACGGCGACCGATCCCAAGGAGCGGCGCAATTGGCGGAAAAACTCGCCAGCTTCGACTATCGTGGCGGAACACTGCCAACCGAGTTGAAGCTGGCGGCCGATTTACCGGTGCCGGATTACTTCCGCCAGTTCCGCGGCTTGGACGCGACGGCGGCCTTCAACCACGAGGGCTTTTGGGATTTGCCTGTCCCGGTGTCGAAGCATATCGACGTCGCACCACGCGACGTCGTGATTTACGACGGCGAGGGGTACGACCCGCTGCGTGCATTTCTCAAGGCGCAAGGTATCCGGCATGTCTTGTTGACTGGCTATAACACCGACATGTGCTTCTGCAAAACGACGGCCGGCTACGATAACCTGTCGCCTGATTTCAACGTATTCCTGGTCGGCGACGCCACGGTGGCCACGTTCCCAGCCAACCCCGATCCGCGATTTGCCACCAATGCGGCGATTTCGTTTGCCTCGTTGGACCATCTGGTGACACAGGTTTCGTGGATTCGGCCTCTGCCCGCCGGTCAGGCGCAACAATAA